The proteins below are encoded in one region of Gemmatimonadota bacterium:
- a CDS encoding class I SAM-dependent methyltransferase produces MERSYYDEYFLFEQDNWWFVSRRRILSRVLRDALPHGDDREVLDAGCGTGINLSLLKSFGRVTGIDCSPDAIRFCAERGHRDVIQGDLRSLDLPDARFDLVTALDVIEHIDDDAATVREMVRVTKPGGHLLITVPAFPGLWSDHDEINHHRRRYRSAELRSLVEAAGCGIVKFSCMNTVLFPLAYAVRTYQQLRRRLFGPPAHGPRTDFVDYHPVVNRALGSIFSSEAPLVSGPGLPFGLSLLCLARKQ; encoded by the coding sequence TTGGAACGGAGCTACTACGACGAGTACTTCCTCTTCGAACAGGACAACTGGTGGTTCGTCAGCCGCCGCCGCATTCTCTCGCGAGTGCTTCGCGACGCCCTCCCCCACGGAGATGATCGCGAGGTACTGGACGCGGGATGCGGCACGGGCATCAACCTGTCGCTTCTCAAGAGCTTCGGAAGGGTCACCGGCATCGACTGTTCACCGGACGCCATCCGATTCTGCGCGGAACGGGGCCATCGGGATGTGATTCAGGGAGACCTCCGCTCGCTGGACCTCCCGGACGCTCGCTTCGATCTGGTGACCGCGCTGGATGTGATCGAACACATTGATGACGATGCCGCTACCGTTCGCGAGATGGTCCGCGTCACGAAGCCGGGCGGGCACCTGCTCATTACCGTTCCCGCGTTCCCCGGGTTGTGGAGCGATCACGACGAAATCAACCACCACCGGCGAAGGTATCGAAGCGCGGAACTCCGCAGCCTCGTGGAAGCGGCAGGATGCGGGATCGTGAAGTTCTCCTGCATGAACACCGTCCTGTTTCCTCTGGCCTATGCGGTTCGCACCTACCAGCAACTGCGCCGCCGCCTCTTCGGTCCCCCGGCGCATGGACCGCGCACGGACTTTGTGGACTACCATCCGGTCGTGAACCGCGCCCTCGGGAGCATCTTCTCCTCTGAGGCCCCTCTGGTTTCCGGACCCGGGCTGCCGTTCGGCCTCTCACTCCTCTGTCTGGCGCGGAAGCAGTGA
- a CDS encoding pitrilysin family protein has protein sequence MNTDCTKHSAGVSARFRIAVALFVVAVIAPVSADARAVPLGGGAIADQIPGGPALLLVPQHSVPMFSLTVIVPAGSALETPETNGAAHYLEHLLFNGTTTRTRERIYADGDLLGAYNNASTQREKTVFQLMLPSENWREGLRLQADMLLHSTLPPDMFEKEKGIILEELAKDRSDPGYDARLFAERVLYGEDARSLPVLGTEESIANMDPAALAAFYRDRYHPAGMTILAMGDFPVSELRDELTALYGGRDGTPDPLPPRPDFPAGAELHRMEAAGLGSVELHLRIPLPGVSGIEDHAAASLLATVLSEGETDGITRAVTAATGAAPHSAGASFDPGDPWSVLRISADLPADVGVDAARAAISAVGAHLAKLASTGVASADLETARLAFAVEEISYGEKMHYYGLMRADLLAVGGPTAPNALLDAVGQATRGDLARVLAGIVADGRVTASAAGPGMGDGTEAIGAFTAGKGADWLPDAAEATTPRIDLSPRPMVESPVFRRAALPGGATLIVHATPDSRTFAAHALYRNRSARERATGVPSGTTDILHRMMALGTETMTRDELRGRLAELGATLKTTDSDWIPYDDYSFTPEFSYIRLTTIDSFGADAMALLGEIVRSPRFDQETLRAAMSTAVARAAKDAGSPRSLAWTLFHDTLGEGHPLADRVHGDLAAGSVTLDAARAHHATYFHPSNLILSVSTSLPPEEVIRAATDAFATRAPAPTAPGGASFRPAPAAGRTEAVLETGREQSRILVGSTLSVDPADEPALRMAVAVLSERLADRLREKEGLAYSIGASLRLDEPGACVRLIAGTRPDNLPRMEEGMLEIARELAETPPTAEELDGARNRGEGRRRMRRLSRIGMAYSLGMAEFRGEDPAALDEDLPALRAVTPEDVARAAATYLTLEDYTCAIAR, from the coding sequence ATGAACACCGATTGCACAAAGCACTCCGCTGGGGTCTCCGCGCGGTTCCGCATTGCTGTCGCTCTCTTCGTTGTCGCCGTCATCGCTCCGGTGTCCGCCGACGCTCGCGCCGTCCCGCTGGGGGGAGGCGCGATCGCCGATCAGATTCCCGGAGGACCGGCGCTCCTGCTCGTCCCGCAGCATTCCGTCCCGATGTTCTCGCTGACGGTGATCGTACCCGCGGGTTCCGCGCTGGAAACACCCGAGACGAACGGCGCCGCCCACTATCTGGAGCACCTGCTCTTCAACGGAACCACCACACGCACCCGCGAACGCATCTACGCCGACGGGGACCTGCTGGGCGCGTACAACAACGCCTCCACGCAGCGCGAGAAGACCGTCTTCCAGTTGATGCTCCCGTCCGAGAACTGGCGCGAAGGCCTTCGCCTTCAGGCGGACATGCTGCTCCACTCGACGCTCCCTCCGGACATGTTCGAAAAGGAAAAGGGGATCATTCTGGAGGAACTCGCAAAGGACCGGTCGGATCCCGGCTACGACGCGCGCCTCTTCGCCGAGCGCGTCCTTTACGGCGAGGATGCACGCTCGCTGCCGGTACTCGGGACGGAGGAGTCGATCGCGAACATGGATCCGGCCGCGCTCGCGGCCTTCTACCGGGACCGCTACCATCCGGCGGGGATGACCATCCTCGCGATGGGCGACTTCCCCGTGTCCGAACTGCGCGACGAACTCACGGCCCTCTACGGAGGGCGGGACGGCACGCCCGATCCGCTCCCGCCGCGCCCTGACTTCCCGGCGGGTGCGGAACTTCACCGCATGGAAGCCGCGGGCCTGGGGAGCGTGGAACTGCACCTTCGCATTCCGCTCCCGGGAGTCAGCGGGATCGAGGATCATGCCGCCGCGTCGCTGCTCGCAACGGTGCTGTCCGAGGGGGAAACGGACGGCATCACACGCGCCGTCACTGCCGCGACCGGTGCGGCGCCTCACTCCGCGGGTGCCTCCTTCGACCCGGGAGACCCCTGGTCGGTGCTCCGGATCTCCGCGGACCTTCCGGCGGATGTCGGGGTCGATGCCGCGCGTGCGGCCATTTCCGCGGTGGGTGCGCATCTCGCAAAACTCGCGAGCACCGGCGTGGCCTCCGCGGATCTGGAGACCGCGCGCCTTGCCTTTGCCGTGGAGGAGATCTCCTACGGCGAGAAGATGCACTACTACGGCCTCATGCGGGCGGACCTGCTCGCCGTCGGCGGCCCCACCGCGCCGAACGCGCTGCTCGACGCCGTGGGTCAGGCCACCCGTGGCGATCTGGCCCGCGTCCTTGCGGGCATTGTGGCGGACGGGCGCGTGACCGCATCCGCCGCCGGACCCGGAATGGGCGACGGCACGGAAGCGATCGGCGCCTTCACGGCAGGCAAGGGAGCCGACTGGCTGCCGGATGCCGCAGAGGCCACCACGCCACGCATCGACCTCTCGCCGCGACCCATGGTGGAGTCGCCCGTATTCCGCCGCGCGGCCCTGCCCGGCGGCGCGACGCTCATCGTTCACGCAACGCCCGACTCACGCACATTCGCGGCACACGCGCTCTACCGCAACCGTTCTGCCCGGGAGCGCGCGACGGGCGTTCCTTCGGGCACGACCGACATCCTCCACCGGATGATGGCGCTCGGCACGGAGACCATGACTCGCGATGAGCTGCGAGGGAGGCTTGCCGAACTCGGGGCCACACTCAAGACGACCGACTCCGACTGGATCCCCTACGACGACTACTCCTTCACGCCGGAGTTCTCCTACATCCGCCTGACGACTATCGACAGCTTCGGGGCGGATGCGATGGCGCTCCTCGGAGAGATCGTCCGGTCGCCGCGCTTCGACCAGGAGACGCTGCGTGCGGCCATGAGTACCGCCGTCGCGCGCGCCGCGAAGGATGCCGGGTCTCCCCGTTCGCTCGCCTGGACGCTCTTCCATGACACGCTGGGCGAAGGCCACCCGCTGGCCGACCGGGTTCACGGAGATCTCGCGGCCGGTTCCGTCACGCTGGATGCCGCCCGCGCCCATCACGCGACCTACTTCCACCCGTCCAACCTCATCCTCTCCGTGTCCACAAGCCTCCCGCCCGAGGAGGTCATCCGGGCGGCGACCGACGCCTTCGCCACCCGCGCACCCGCCCCCACGGCACCCGGGGGCGCGTCCTTCCGACCCGCCCCTGCCGCCGGGCGCACGGAGGCCGTGCTGGAAACCGGGCGCGAGCAGTCCCGGATCCTCGTGGGGAGCACGCTCTCCGTCGACCCGGCGGACGAACCCGCGCTGCGCATGGCTGTCGCGGTGCTCTCCGAGAGACTCGCGGATCGCCTCCGTGAAAAGGAGGGGCTGGCGTACTCGATCGGCGCATCGCTCCGGCTGGATGAACCGGGGGCGTGCGTACGGCTGATCGCGGGGACCCGCCCGGACAACCTCCCCCGCATGGAGGAAGGAATGCTGGAGATCGCGCGGGAACTGGCCGAGACCCCCCCGACCGCAGAGGAGCTTGACGGCGCGCGGAATCGCGGAGAGGGACGCCGACGGATGCGGCGCCTCTCCCGTATCGGGATGGCGTATTCGCTCGGCATGGCGGAGTTCCGCGGAGAAGATCCCGCCGCCCTCGACGAGGACCTTCCCGCACTTCGCGCCGTGACTCCGGAGGATGTCGCCCGTGCTGCCGCCACCTATCTCACGCTGGAGGATTACACCTGCGCGATCGCCCGGTGA
- a CDS encoding radical SAM protein has translation MRVTLIQPPQLISPTNYISTIAIPPLGLAYLASSLREAGHDVTVVDGVGEGLETVWRHDESRDVWLRGLPFEEIADRAHAESSVIGIGCMFSCQWPSTRELVATLRERFPRALLILGGEHASALPERTLAESPVDLCVLGEGEETLLEVVARAEAGENPADSTGLARRAAGHDGRVERTPPRKRIRDIDAIPAPAWDLFPVESYIDYGSPHGAVRGRSMPILATRGCPYQCTFCSSPQMWTTTWIPREPKLVVDEMEWLRERYGAEDFQFEDLTAVVKRSWTLEFCREVLDRKMNVTWQLPSGTRSEAIDREVADLMFAAGCRNFAYSVESGSTETLAIIKKRIHLDKVHASARDALAAGIRLQCTFILGFPHETWRHALATYREIARCAAIGFHEMNVCAFSPLPNTEACAELQRAGKIPDGDDFLYGLFGYMDITEYRSFHPRWGDRRLRFMLYCAFALFYGLAVLMRPWRLPAELFRYARGTSQGKLGKLVRELLRNRRLRNRAS, from the coding sequence ATGCGCGTCACGCTGATTCAGCCGCCGCAGCTCATCTCGCCGACGAACTACATCTCCACGATCGCCATCCCTCCGCTGGGACTGGCGTATCTGGCGTCGTCGCTCCGAGAGGCGGGTCACGATGTGACGGTGGTCGACGGCGTGGGCGAAGGACTGGAGACCGTGTGGCGGCACGACGAGTCGCGCGATGTCTGGCTTCGGGGTCTTCCGTTCGAAGAAATCGCGGATCGCGCGCACGCGGAGTCTTCCGTGATCGGAATCGGGTGCATGTTCTCGTGTCAGTGGCCGTCCACGCGCGAACTGGTGGCGACGCTCAGGGAGCGCTTCCCCCGCGCGCTTCTCATTCTCGGCGGAGAGCACGCCTCCGCCCTGCCGGAACGAACGCTCGCGGAGTCACCGGTGGACCTTTGCGTCCTGGGCGAAGGAGAGGAGACGCTCCTCGAAGTCGTCGCACGAGCGGAAGCCGGCGAGAATCCCGCCGACTCCACCGGACTGGCCCGACGCGCCGCAGGCCACGACGGACGCGTGGAGCGCACCCCGCCGCGCAAGCGCATCCGCGACATCGATGCCATCCCCGCACCCGCATGGGATCTCTTTCCCGTGGAATCGTACATCGACTACGGCAGCCCCCATGGCGCGGTGCGCGGCAGGTCCATGCCTATTCTCGCGACGCGCGGCTGTCCCTATCAGTGCACATTCTGCAGTTCGCCGCAGATGTGGACCACCACATGGATCCCGCGTGAGCCGAAGCTCGTCGTGGATGAAATGGAGTGGCTCCGAGAACGGTACGGCGCAGAGGACTTCCAGTTCGAAGACCTGACGGCCGTCGTGAAACGATCGTGGACCCTCGAGTTCTGCAGGGAAGTGCTGGACCGGAAGATGAATGTCACCTGGCAGCTCCCGTCGGGGACGCGCAGCGAGGCCATCGACCGGGAGGTGGCGGACCTGATGTTCGCCGCCGGATGCCGGAACTTCGCGTACTCCGTAGAGTCCGGGTCCACGGAAACGCTGGCCATCATCAAAAAGCGCATCCATCTGGACAAGGTGCACGCCTCCGCCAGGGATGCACTGGCCGCCGGAATCCGGCTGCAGTGCACCTTCATCCTGGGGTTTCCCCACGAGACCTGGCGACACGCGCTGGCAACCTACCGGGAGATCGCCCGTTGCGCCGCCATCGGATTCCACGAGATGAATGTCTGCGCGTTCTCGCCTCTTCCGAATACCGAGGCCTGCGCGGAACTTCAGCGTGCGGGGAAGATCCCCGACGGAGACGATTTCCTTTACGGGCTCTTTGGCTACATGGACATCACCGAGTACCGCTCATTCCATCCTCGTTGGGGGGATCGGCGCCTGCGGTTCATGCTGTACTGCGCCTTCGCCCTGTTCTACGGACTGGCCGTCCTGATGCGCCCGTGGCGGCTTCCGGCGGAACTCTTCCGCTATGCCCGCGGCACCTCGCAGGGAAAGCTGGGAAAACTCGTCCGGGAGCTTCTTCGAAACCGGCGGCTTCGCAACCGCGCGTCGTAG
- a CDS encoding SGNH/GDSL hydrolase family protein has translation MNLRRAGIALLVPAVTAALFLPAAELIVRLAAPRSLPSQEFIRGFVLKDMYLADEDCGFVLAPGFSGRIERDGVVTEFSTNSLGLRGPEPGPKTGARILALGDSFTWGWGVPDDEAWVRAAARALGENAAEGINGGVNGYGTEAELELLRKVGPAVQPDLVLVGFYTNDYMDNFFGAQGFYTVRDGYLFNHFTHEYYRESWLARESHLWRLLSEAREKIRTKWFHGMPSSSPHRGVSQDELRMGMERTVELMATMRDVSDSLGAAFGVVWMAADVYAFPKNPPDIPLRSELRERVASLGIPSLDLLPVFRSERDIPGLFIPGDGHMTVRGNRVAGRAVAAWLRDEELLSRSNHPNP, from the coding sequence GTGAACCTTCGTCGCGCGGGCATCGCGCTTCTGGTCCCCGCCGTCACGGCGGCGCTCTTTCTGCCAGCGGCGGAACTGATCGTCCGGCTGGCCGCTCCCCGCTCCCTTCCATCGCAGGAGTTCATTCGCGGCTTCGTGCTGAAGGACATGTATCTCGCCGATGAAGACTGCGGCTTCGTGCTCGCCCCCGGCTTTTCAGGACGCATCGAGCGCGACGGCGTCGTCACGGAGTTTTCGACCAACTCACTCGGGCTTCGCGGACCGGAACCGGGACCGAAAACCGGCGCGCGCATTCTCGCACTCGGTGACTCCTTCACATGGGGATGGGGAGTTCCCGATGACGAAGCATGGGTCCGGGCGGCCGCACGCGCGCTGGGGGAGAATGCGGCAGAGGGCATCAACGGCGGCGTGAACGGGTATGGCACGGAAGCGGAGCTGGAACTTCTCCGCAAGGTCGGACCGGCCGTTCAACCGGACCTCGTGCTGGTCGGGTTCTACACCAACGACTACATGGACAACTTCTTCGGTGCGCAAGGCTTCTATACCGTCCGCGACGGGTACCTCTTCAACCACTTCACGCACGAGTATTACCGCGAGAGCTGGCTCGCCCGGGAGAGCCACTTGTGGCGACTCCTCTCCGAGGCGCGCGAGAAGATCCGCACGAAGTGGTTCCACGGCATGCCCTCCTCCAGCCCGCATCGGGGCGTCTCTCAGGATGAGCTTCGCATGGGAATGGAACGCACCGTGGAACTCATGGCCACCATGCGCGACGTCTCGGATTCCCTGGGTGCCGCGTTCGGGGTCGTCTGGATGGCGGCCGATGTCTATGCCTTCCCGAAGAACCCCCCGGACATCCCGCTTCGGAGCGAGTTGCGGGAACGGGTGGCTTCGCTCGGAATCCCGTCCCTCGACCTCCTCCCGGTGTTCCGGTCGGAACGGGACATCCCCGGCCTCTTCATCCCGGGCGACGGACACATGACCGTCCGGGGGAACCGCGTGGCCGGGCGGGCAGTGGCCGCGTGGCTTCGCGATGAAGAACTCCTGTCGAGATCCAATCACCCGAACCCGTAG
- a CDS encoding 6-pyruvoyl-tetrahydropterin synthase-related protein yields MTRGLARAAVGAAAAWGLALLAVQVRHPEPFLNDAVLHTGLLRAMADAPANGQSLLDPWVGAWGLGFPVFHYYQSLPHFLVLGLWKMSFGGMSLITAFQTVLWLALGTLPVPVYLGCRKLGARRAGAAAAAVLLPLIRTDYLHGLELESSTWQGLGQFTQAVGIWFLPLGLAWSWMALRTGRGLARAALLMTATFLSHLALGYMAFLALGLAALLHPREIPARIARLAAVASITVLASAPVVVPILREFAYYNISTLVPMWKYLSFGHAEVLAKLAQGDLLDFGRFPVITILAGAGLVRAAILARRRETERGLLVFFLFFLALFFGRPTWGRLLDLLPLGSGFHFSRALTLVQWTAVIAAGLAVGDALERVARARAGTVAALLLAATIAAVPVVERTGYLRRNAALIREAAAEYAAERDDLNAAIAAARGDGERRVYAGLGAAGDPHAWGGSFMVGWVPVYAYLPVRGVDAFGYLHHMWSLNSDLFSAFDERREHHYRIFNIGAVIAPPGQPTHPLAQETASFGRFTVHEFDSGGFLELVDTPYTVDVAKKDIPRLHRTWLTGPLARTGLHPMVHLREAGGQPPGTAHAIGGYDLRLPSATPPPGPRGEVLSASRSGDDFFARVRVDRECRLLLKMTYHPAWKATVNGDDAPVAHLLPSYCAVPLSPGTHEVRFRYSPGRGRLFLTLAGLSVLLAALAAERRFGL; encoded by the coding sequence TTGACCCGCGGCCTGGCGCGTGCGGCCGTGGGCGCCGCCGCAGCGTGGGGGCTCGCGCTCCTTGCCGTCCAGGTCCGCCACCCGGAGCCGTTCCTGAACGACGCCGTTCTCCATACGGGACTTCTCCGCGCCATGGCCGACGCTCCGGCCAACGGCCAGAGCCTTCTGGACCCGTGGGTCGGGGCGTGGGGTCTGGGCTTTCCGGTCTTCCACTACTACCAGAGCCTCCCCCACTTCCTGGTGCTCGGGCTGTGGAAGATGTCCTTCGGCGGGATGTCGCTGATCACCGCGTTTCAGACCGTCCTGTGGCTGGCGCTGGGGACCCTTCCCGTTCCGGTCTACCTGGGGTGTCGAAAGCTCGGTGCGCGACGAGCCGGTGCCGCCGCCGCCGCCGTGCTTCTGCCGCTCATCCGCACGGACTATCTCCACGGTCTGGAACTGGAGAGCTCCACCTGGCAGGGGCTCGGCCAGTTCACGCAGGCGGTCGGAATCTGGTTCCTGCCGCTCGGACTCGCCTGGAGCTGGATGGCGCTCCGTACGGGTCGCGGCCTCGCGCGGGCGGCGCTCCTCATGACCGCCACTTTCCTTTCGCATCTCGCACTCGGATACATGGCGTTCCTCGCGCTCGGACTCGCGGCACTTCTTCATCCGCGGGAGATTCCCGCACGAATCGCAAGGCTCGCTGCCGTCGCCTCCATCACGGTCCTGGCTTCCGCGCCCGTGGTGGTCCCGATTCTCCGCGAGTTCGCGTACTACAACATCAGCACCCTCGTCCCGATGTGGAAGTACCTCTCGTTCGGGCACGCGGAAGTTCTCGCGAAGCTCGCACAGGGGGATCTTCTCGATTTCGGTCGCTTCCCCGTGATCACGATCCTCGCGGGAGCGGGACTGGTTCGCGCCGCAATCCTCGCGCGTCGCCGGGAGACGGAGCGAGGGCTTCTCGTCTTCTTCCTCTTCTTCCTCGCGCTCTTCTTCGGCCGCCCGACATGGGGCCGTCTGCTGGACCTTCTCCCGCTGGGGAGCGGCTTCCACTTCTCCCGGGCGCTCACGCTGGTTCAGTGGACCGCGGTCATCGCCGCCGGGCTTGCCGTCGGGGACGCACTGGAGCGGGTCGCGCGCGCACGCGCCGGGACCGTCGCCGCGCTCCTTCTCGCCGCCACGATCGCTGCCGTGCCCGTCGTGGAACGCACCGGCTACCTGCGGCGCAACGCGGCACTCATTCGGGAAGCCGCCGCGGAGTATGCCGCGGAGCGCGATGACCTGAACGCGGCGATCGCCGCCGCACGCGGGGATGGCGAGCGACGCGTCTACGCCGGACTCGGCGCGGCCGGGGACCCGCACGCGTGGGGCGGTTCGTTCATGGTCGGGTGGGTTCCGGTGTATGCGTACCTCCCCGTCCGGGGAGTTGATGCGTTCGGCTATCTCCACCATATGTGGTCCTTGAACTCGGACCTCTTCTCCGCATTCGACGAACGGCGCGAACACCACTATCGCATCTTCAACATCGGGGCCGTCATCGCCCCGCCGGGCCAGCCCACCCACCCGCTCGCGCAGGAGACTGCGTCGTTCGGACGCTTCACCGTCCACGAGTTCGACTCCGGGGGGTTCCTGGAACTGGTAGACACGCCCTACACCGTCGATGTTGCGAAGAAGGACATTCCCCGGCTTCACCGCACATGGCTCACCGGGCCGCTCGCGCGCACAGGGCTCCACCCCATGGTTCACCTCCGCGAAGCCGGAGGTCAACCGCCCGGGACGGCGCACGCCATCGGCGGGTACGACCTTCGCCTTCCGAGTGCGACGCCTCCTCCCGGCCCGCGTGGTGAGGTCCTCTCCGCCTCGCGTTCGGGAGACGACTTCTTCGCTCGCGTGCGCGTCGATCGAGAGTGCCGTCTCCTGCTGAAGATGACCTACCACCCCGCATGGAAAGCCACCGTCAATGGCGACGACGCCCCCGTGGCGCATCTCCTGCCAAGCTACTGTGCCGTTCCGCTGTCGCCGGGCACGCATGAGGTCCGCTTCCGATACAGCCCCGGGCGCGGGCGGCTCTTCCTGACGCTGGCCGGACTGTCCGTTCTTCTTGCCGCACTCGCCGCGGAGAGACGGTTCGGGCTTTGA